Proteins from a single region of Cydia pomonella isolate Wapato2018A chromosome 13, ilCydPomo1, whole genome shotgun sequence:
- the LOC133524230 gene encoding uncharacterized protein LOC133524230 isoform X2, which yields MESQSAPPSPEESGEAVYDPRCGRYQLQHTPSLQRTFASCRETTRPRPHHRHAVSEPARPDDRVLTTAEVHDYPSSESGIAADCPHPHTSNDESPSYDRSDYEGNSSYSLRHTPDYHHTLDCKHRPVDYNRSHTPDYNHGHGSDCERAHTRTQGRRAHRKHRREEDDGAQSLDERCARDLDEILPARLAAVNLSRDPPPQTWNRSNIAATMERFEPVDYSYAYYDHHLSMPSSSRKANRHRGRGGIPRDRTARHNYVTRYGTEENIYEEITDGTRTCPKHRYAPRQSLVSLDRSVVEEEVRRVESRHKRILGELNLSVEAMLMPECESPDSERAEDRDNIEELLRVGPTDELLSPASCNPPDLDSGFSGSSSGASYVGSLRRKPTGSVPHLPAVAYGTRGAGVRILGADECSVRCPRDTTSPRSSSCGDAKTTGFWNKKSWKKISGFSSSNSINKAGLTDDACRPSRAKSRTATMPYSYSNGKLVVPLDSLAQS from the exons ATGGAATCACAAAGCGCGCCGCCAAGCCCCGAGGAGTCGGGGGAGGCGGTGTACGACCCCAGGTGCGGCCGTTACCAGCTGCAACACACGCCCTCGCTCCAGCGCACCTTCGCCAGCTGTCGCGAAACTACGCGTCCCAGGCCTCACCACCGCCACGCCGTCTCAGAGCCTGCACGCCCCGACGATCGGGTGCTCACCACCGCAGAAGTACACGATTACCCTTCATCAGAGTCAGGCATCGCCGCCGATTGTCCTCACCCCCACACGAGCAACGACGAGAGTCCCTCTTACGATCGATCTGACTATGAAGGAAATTCTAGCTACAGTCTCAGGCACACACCTGATTATCATCATACCTTAGATTGTAAACACAGGCCGGTCGATTATAATCGTAGTCATACACCTGATTATAATCACGGTCATGGGTCGGACTGTGAGCGTGCCCACACGCGCACTCAGGGTCGCCGAGCTCATAGAAAGCACAGGCGGGAAGAGGACGATGGAGCGCAATCACTTGACGAGCGTTGTGCTAGGGACTTGGATGAAATTTTACCAGCTCGGCTGGCCGCCGTTAACTTGTCAAGAGATCCACCCCCACAAACGTGGAACAGAAGCAATATTGCTGCTACAATGGAAAGGTTCGAGCCCGTTGACTATTCATATGCCTACTATGACCATCATTTATCAATGCCGTCGTCGTCAAGAAAGGCTAACAGACATCGAGGACGCGGCGGAATACCAAGAGATCGTACAGCACGTCACAATTATGTCACTCGATACGGAACCGAGGAAAATATCTATGAAGAAATAACAGACGGAACAAGAACCTGTCCTAAGCATAGATACGCACCACGACAATCTCTCGTGTCTCTAGACAGGAGCGTCGTAGAAGAAGAAGTTCGCCGAGTAGAATCGAGGCACAAGAGAATTTTAGGAGAGCTAAATCTAAGTGTCGAAGCGATGTTAATGCCAGAATGCGAATCACCAGATTCAgagcgagctgaagatagggaTAATATAGAAGAATTGCTAAGAGTCGGGCCGACAGATGAATTACTTTCACCTGCGAGCTGTAATCCCCCGGATTTGGATAGCGGGTTTAGTGGGAGCAGCAGTGGAGCGAGTTACGTCGGGAGTTTGCGACGAAAGCCGACTGGGTCGGTGCCTCACTTACCGGCGGTGGCGTATGGTACGCGTGGTGCCGGAGTCCGCATACTAGGTGCTGATGAATGCAGCGTGCGTTGCCCTAGGGACACCACCTCACCCCGTAGTTCTAGCTGCGGTGACGCTAAAACGACGGGGTTTTGGAATAAGAAGTCCTGGAAGAAAATATCAGGTTTCTCTAGCTCAAACAGCATCAACAAGGCCGGTCTCACTG ATGACGCCTGTAGGCCAAGCCGAGCTAAGTCCAGAACAGCCACTATGCCATACAG CTACTCCAACGGAAAACTGGTGGTGCCGCTGGATTCCCTAGCGCAGAGCTGA
- the LOC133524230 gene encoding uncharacterized protein LOC133524230 isoform X3, with amino-acid sequence MESQSAPPSPEESGEAVYDPRCGRYQLQHTPSLQRTFASCRETTRPRPHHRHAVSEPARPDDRVLTTAEVHDYPSSESGIAADCPHPHTSNDESPSYDRSDYEGNSSYSLRHTPDYHHTLDCKHRPVDYNRSHTPDYNHGHGSDCERAHTRTQGRRAHRKHRREEDDGAQSLDERCARDLDEILPARLAAVNLSRDPPPQTWNRSNIAATMERFEPVDYSYAYYDHHLSMPSSSRKANRHRGRGGIPRDRTARHNYVTRYGTEENIYEEITDGTRTCPKHRYAPRQSLVSLDRSVVEEEVRRVESRHKRILGELNLSVEAMLMPECESPDSERAEDRDNIEELLRVGPTDELLSPASCNPPDLDSGFSGSSSGASYVGSLRRKPTGSVPHLPAVAYGTRGAGVRILGADECSVRCPRDTTSPRSSSCGDAKTTGFWNKKSWKKISGFSSSNSINKAGLTATPTENWWCRWIP; translated from the exons ATGGAATCACAAAGCGCGCCGCCAAGCCCCGAGGAGTCGGGGGAGGCGGTGTACGACCCCAGGTGCGGCCGTTACCAGCTGCAACACACGCCCTCGCTCCAGCGCACCTTCGCCAGCTGTCGCGAAACTACGCGTCCCAGGCCTCACCACCGCCACGCCGTCTCAGAGCCTGCACGCCCCGACGATCGGGTGCTCACCACCGCAGAAGTACACGATTACCCTTCATCAGAGTCAGGCATCGCCGCCGATTGTCCTCACCCCCACACGAGCAACGACGAGAGTCCCTCTTACGATCGATCTGACTATGAAGGAAATTCTAGCTACAGTCTCAGGCACACACCTGATTATCATCATACCTTAGATTGTAAACACAGGCCGGTCGATTATAATCGTAGTCATACACCTGATTATAATCACGGTCATGGGTCGGACTGTGAGCGTGCCCACACGCGCACTCAGGGTCGCCGAGCTCATAGAAAGCACAGGCGGGAAGAGGACGATGGAGCGCAATCACTTGACGAGCGTTGTGCTAGGGACTTGGATGAAATTTTACCAGCTCGGCTGGCCGCCGTTAACTTGTCAAGAGATCCACCCCCACAAACGTGGAACAGAAGCAATATTGCTGCTACAATGGAAAGGTTCGAGCCCGTTGACTATTCATATGCCTACTATGACCATCATTTATCAATGCCGTCGTCGTCAAGAAAGGCTAACAGACATCGAGGACGCGGCGGAATACCAAGAGATCGTACAGCACGTCACAATTATGTCACTCGATACGGAACCGAGGAAAATATCTATGAAGAAATAACAGACGGAACAAGAACCTGTCCTAAGCATAGATACGCACCACGACAATCTCTCGTGTCTCTAGACAGGAGCGTCGTAGAAGAAGAAGTTCGCCGAGTAGAATCGAGGCACAAGAGAATTTTAGGAGAGCTAAATCTAAGTGTCGAAGCGATGTTAATGCCAGAATGCGAATCACCAGATTCAgagcgagctgaagatagggaTAATATAGAAGAATTGCTAAGAGTCGGGCCGACAGATGAATTACTTTCACCTGCGAGCTGTAATCCCCCGGATTTGGATAGCGGGTTTAGTGGGAGCAGCAGTGGAGCGAGTTACGTCGGGAGTTTGCGACGAAAGCCGACTGGGTCGGTGCCTCACTTACCGGCGGTGGCGTATGGTACGCGTGGTGCCGGAGTCCGCATACTAGGTGCTGATGAATGCAGCGTGCGTTGCCCTAGGGACACCACCTCACCCCGTAGTTCTAGCTGCGGTGACGCTAAAACGACGGGGTTTTGGAATAAGAAGTCCTGGAAGAAAATATCAGGTTTCTCTAGCTCAAACAGCATCAACAAGGCCGGTCTCACTG CTACTCCAACGGAAAACTGGTGGTGCCGCTGGATTCCCTAG
- the LOC133524230 gene encoding uncharacterized protein LOC133524230 isoform X1: MESQSAPPSPEESGEAVYDPRCGRYQLQHTPSLQRTFASCRETTRPRPHHRHAVSEPARPDDRVLTTAEVHDYPSSESGIAADCPHPHTSNDESPSYDRSDYEGNSSYSLRHTPDYHHTLDCKHRPVDYNRSHTPDYNHGHGSDCERAHTRTQGRRAHRKHRREEDDGAQSLDERCARDLDEILPARLAAVNLSRDPPPQTWNRSNIAATMERFEPVDYSYAYYDHHLSMPSSSRKANRHRGRGGIPRDRTARHNYVTRYGTEENIYEEITDGTRTCPKHRYAPRQSLVSLDRSVVEEEVRRVESRHKRILGELNLSVEAMLMPECESPDSERAEDRDNIEELLRVGPTDELLSPASCNPPDLDSGFSGSSSGASYVGSLRRKPTGSVPHLPAVAYGTRGAGVRILGADECSVRCPRDTTSPRSSSCGDAKTTGFWNKKSWKKISGFSSSNSINKAGLTGLLVRYTFRRKSGSQGSQSKRRAEPVTCDACLSQRC, translated from the exons ATGGAATCACAAAGCGCGCCGCCAAGCCCCGAGGAGTCGGGGGAGGCGGTGTACGACCCCAGGTGCGGCCGTTACCAGCTGCAACACACGCCCTCGCTCCAGCGCACCTTCGCCAGCTGTCGCGAAACTACGCGTCCCAGGCCTCACCACCGCCACGCCGTCTCAGAGCCTGCACGCCCCGACGATCGGGTGCTCACCACCGCAGAAGTACACGATTACCCTTCATCAGAGTCAGGCATCGCCGCCGATTGTCCTCACCCCCACACGAGCAACGACGAGAGTCCCTCTTACGATCGATCTGACTATGAAGGAAATTCTAGCTACAGTCTCAGGCACACACCTGATTATCATCATACCTTAGATTGTAAACACAGGCCGGTCGATTATAATCGTAGTCATACACCTGATTATAATCACGGTCATGGGTCGGACTGTGAGCGTGCCCACACGCGCACTCAGGGTCGCCGAGCTCATAGAAAGCACAGGCGGGAAGAGGACGATGGAGCGCAATCACTTGACGAGCGTTGTGCTAGGGACTTGGATGAAATTTTACCAGCTCGGCTGGCCGCCGTTAACTTGTCAAGAGATCCACCCCCACAAACGTGGAACAGAAGCAATATTGCTGCTACAATGGAAAGGTTCGAGCCCGTTGACTATTCATATGCCTACTATGACCATCATTTATCAATGCCGTCGTCGTCAAGAAAGGCTAACAGACATCGAGGACGCGGCGGAATACCAAGAGATCGTACAGCACGTCACAATTATGTCACTCGATACGGAACCGAGGAAAATATCTATGAAGAAATAACAGACGGAACAAGAACCTGTCCTAAGCATAGATACGCACCACGACAATCTCTCGTGTCTCTAGACAGGAGCGTCGTAGAAGAAGAAGTTCGCCGAGTAGAATCGAGGCACAAGAGAATTTTAGGAGAGCTAAATCTAAGTGTCGAAGCGATGTTAATGCCAGAATGCGAATCACCAGATTCAgagcgagctgaagatagggaTAATATAGAAGAATTGCTAAGAGTCGGGCCGACAGATGAATTACTTTCACCTGCGAGCTGTAATCCCCCGGATTTGGATAGCGGGTTTAGTGGGAGCAGCAGTGGAGCGAGTTACGTCGGGAGTTTGCGACGAAAGCCGACTGGGTCGGTGCCTCACTTACCGGCGGTGGCGTATGGTACGCGTGGTGCCGGAGTCCGCATACTAGGTGCTGATGAATGCAGCGTGCGTTGCCCTAGGGACACCACCTCACCCCGTAGTTCTAGCTGCGGTGACGCTAAAACGACGGGGTTTTGGAATAAGAAGTCCTGGAAGAAAATATCAGGTTTCTCTAGCTCAAACAGCATCAACAAGGCCGGTCTCACTG GTCTGCTCGTTAGGTACACTTTCCGGCGTAAGTCCGGGTCGCAGGGCTCTCAGAGCAAGCGGCGTGCCGAGCCGGTCACATGCGATGCGTGCCTCTCACAACGATGTTAG